Part of the Lemur catta isolate mLemCat1 chromosome Y, mLemCat1.pri, whole genome shotgun sequence genome is shown below.
caacatacatatttatacattcttTTGCATCTGTTTCCTCTCTGAACATACAGTGAGGACTTcctgtcattaaaatatttttgaagaattcatTGTAAACGGTTGAAAACTATGTTCTGTCACATGGAATTAGGAAATTTACTTAAGCATCCATACTGATCCACATATTACTGGTCTCTGGATTTCTCTTACCCCTAGTATCAGTAACACTGCTTGTGATCATCATTGCCCAGGAGCTTTGATCACACTGTCTGATTCGTCCCCTAGAATTGATTCCAAGAAGTGGGAGATTGGGTTGGAAGACACCCATGTTTTTATTGCTCTTGATAGTCACTAACAAGTACATTTCTCTGTTTGTATCTCTGTATGTGCCACccttttttccaattaaaaaagtAATAGTCTTTAaccttaaaacagaaaaagaaaaatcgtTAGTAATCCCAGTATTCAGATGCATCTTGTTTTGTATCTTCCCAGCATATGTTATTAGCAAAAAATCAGATATTACTGTATATAATTATGGTTTTGTTACCTGCATTTTAGATTCAGGAAGTGAATTATTACATATCTTAAACTAAGTAGTGGCTACATGGGTGTTTGCCCCATCATAACTCATTGAGCTGCTCACTTAGACATTGTatgcttttctgtatgtatgtaatttttcacaatacaaatagctttaaaaagttataaCCTTCCAAACCCAGTTAAAAATTTCTCTTAGTAACTTACCATACAGCCTTCCAATCCAAGTCATATCTATGATGTATCATGCACACTATTTTGTAACATGCTGTTTATACTTGATACATTGTGAACATCTTTCTTTTGGTCACATATAATGttaattagaatggctattatcaaaatgactaaaaataacCCATGTTGGAGAAGAAACTGGAACCTTCGTACACTGCTGATGGCCATGTAAGATGGTGTAGCCACTGGGGAAACAGTTTAGCAATTTCTAAGAAGTTAAATGCACACTTACCATGTGAAGCACCAACTCCACACCTAGGTATTCCACAAGATAAACAAGAACATATATTCATACAAAGTtttatatacaaatgttcattgCACCATTATTCGTAATAACCAAATCATGGAACTAACCGAAATGTCAaaaaactgatgaatggataaacaaactgtggtgtaTCTCCctgtacaatggaatacaatTCAGCAACGAATAGGCCAAACTTCtcatacatgctataacatgcatgaaccttgagaacatgtCAAGTGAAAAGAGTCAACCACAAaatattacatactgtatgattccacgcTTATTTTTAATGTTGGCATATAGCTCCATTTCATGGATATAGCATAAATTATCTAACCGAGCCCTACTGTTGGACTTGGTgttgtttcccatttttcaatATTAGAAACAGTGCTGTGATGACCATCTTTGTGGCTAAATATTTCTGGCCAGTCTTAATTCTATCCTTGGGCCAATACCCAGAAGTGAAACAGCCCGTCTGaagatctgtgcattttaagGCTTTCCGTAAGTATTGCCAAATGGCCTTGCTGAAGGTTTTCGCAAGGGTGTACTCCTGCCCGCACAGCGGCAGGGTCAACTGTCTCCTTTCTCAAATATAGGACTTCCCTGCTGCTACTGCTCACCCATGGGGGTGCTGTCCCAGACCCAAGGGTCCCAACCTCACCGTGTCCTGTGTTGTTTGCAGTTCCCCTGAGCACGCTGCCACCATGCCCTTGCTCAGCAATAGTGCCAATCGCCAAGTAGCAGGTTTTGTTATTGCCACCACAGGATAGATCCTGTCCTCAACTTCCATGGGCCTCGTGGAGTGGCGAGTGTGGCACATGGACGACCCCTCGTTCTTCCCCACTGGCCTTGCCTGTGTGCGAATGTGGAGAGTCTGCATCTACCACCATCACACCAACATCAGCACAGCCAAATTTTGTCATCAGTACACCTACTATGATGACTTTCTCCCTCTCGACAGTCGTATTGCTCAACACCTCATGCTGCTTGCCAGCATACTAGGGCTCATGGGGAGAGGCTTCAGCATCTATGCACTTTGGAATGTATATGTGGGAATTCTTCAAAGGCATGACGCCTGCCATGCATTTGTTGTTTCAGGGACTCTGAACATGATTGCTGGTGTCTGTATCATAATTGCCGTGCTCCAGAATTACTACTCTATCACAAATTTACAGGGGATTGCCTTTCTGCCATCTTTCCAACTGCCGTTCAAGTCAGATACTCAGGAAACCGGGAGTACCGCCTTCGTGGCAAGTCTAGGTGCCTTCCTGATGCTGTTACGTAGGTTGTTTTTCTCTCTTACCAATTTCCCCCAGACATCCAAGTGATTTGAGAAACATGAATTTCCTGGTTGTACGGGCTTTGCAAATCCAAGATTCCCACCAGTTTATGGGAAGCATTACCAAGATGctctacaaaatatttccaaGGACTCAAGACCATGGAAAAGGTAGTTTGGGACAGAAAGTAGCCAACTGTTTCCTTCTGTTACCTTGTATGTCTGAATGTGGTTCATTGATTAGTTGAATTAGgaactttcattaaaaatgtatcttgCCCACTTGCCAATTGGTCTTATTGGATGGGGACTTTAATTATTGTTGGCTAAAGTAACTAATCAATACTATAAACCTAGTGCATGGGAATAAGAGTTTCTGAGCGTATTTACTTCTCACATCTCTTAAACTTCTGCTAAAAATGATAATGGACTTCACTTTCTATGTCATTGTAATAACATCTCCCTACCATATAGTTTTCCAAAATGtgcaaaagtagagaaaatggtATAAGGAATCTCCACACCTATTACCACACTCAACCATTATCAAGATTTTGCTATTTCagctctctcccttcttttccctttttaatctattttttctaagtattttaaagcaaaccccAGACACCATGTCCTTTCCTCCCCAAATACTTCAATATTACTCTCTAAAAAGTGTATATTTTCTTGCATAAccatattatacttttaaaaattaatgatttcttGTTGTCAACAAATAGTCAGAATTTTTAGATACCTCAAAAATAAGTCTGCAGTTTTACTTGTTCCACATAAGATGCTCACTCTGGTTCTTAAGTCTAAAATATACCATCCCTCACACATACATGGCactccctctgcccttcctttttttttttttttttttttttgagacagagtcttgctctgttgcctgggctagagtgagtgccgtggcatcaacctagctcagagcaacctcaaactcctgggctcaggcgatcctcctgcctcagcctcctgagtagctgggactacaggcatgcaccaccatgcccggctaatttttcctatatatattttagttggccagttaatttctttctattttttttttagtagagatggggtctcgctcttggtcaggctggtctcgaacacctgacctcaagcgatccacccgccttggcctcccagagtgcaaggattacaggtgtgagccaccatgcccagccctgcccttccttttttaatgattttcatttGCTGTAAAAGGTGGTCATTTATCCTGTTATTAAACTTGTTACCTGTAGAGGTTTGATTAGATTTGAGGTCAGTTCTTTGAGGAAGAGTACTATTTCATAGGTGCTTCTGTGTACTTTATACTGACTGTCTTATACCAGGTGACACATGGCAATTGTCTCTTTTAGTGATGCTAAGATTGATCAGTGGATCTATGAGGGAAAAGCTTGACCCCTCTTGTAAATTTCCTAATCAAATTTCCACCTAAACCTAATGGTTTCATCTATTGGTCATCCTTGTTTGAATCAATTATCACTCTAAGGATTGCAAATGGTGACTTTCTAATGTGAACATTCTTGCCAGATTCATCAGAGAGGATGCCTTTGTAAACAGTTTTCCCTtatcaggtgtggtggtgtgctcctgtagtcctagctatttgggaagctTAGGCATGacgatcccttgagcccaggagtttgagactagcctgggtgagatcccatttctaaagaaaaaaaatcagagttttcCTTCATCATCAATTATGGCTATTTGATTATTCTACAATTCAGTGCATACAAAAAAGGTGGAAAatgctttgttctttctgttgATTTCTAAAGTAAAGAGGGAAGAATATCCTAGCTACATTTAGTGTTGACCAATGCAttgggttttttgcttttttgcaattttttttctttttcttctttcagtatCAAATCAGTTCTTGAGTATGAACTCATGAGATTGTTTTCgtgtttttattaaagtaaatttCCAATGCATTCAAAAGTAGAGAGACTGTTGTCTTAgcttcaataattattaatatatgaccCATCATGTTTCATCCCTACCCTTACTGCCTGCCCTTACCCCCACCTtggattattttgaataaatccctggcaatatattattttattcataaatacttCAATACGTATCTCTAAAAATAAGGActtcttcttccttattttgtatttttcccacCCCTCTGCCCACTCTTAACATAATCACATTGCCACTATCACAccaaaaagttaataataatttcttagtaTATTCCAATACCCAGTCAATGTTCAAATTTCCCTAATTGTCTCATAAATGTTTGTAACAGTAACTTGTGGGTTTCTGTATGTTCAAAATGTTTTGCTAAATTGCActcattattcctatttttatggTCAAGTTGTCCCATCTTTGGCAGCAAAGCCACAGGAACACGTGTCCTTTGACATGtccccattgttttttttttaattaaaaaacccCTTCAAGACGATCATAAcacactattaatatttacctcaAACAATTTTTCACTTTATCAATAAAATTCATTCTATGAAAATGATATTCCTAAAGAACAAAATAGTACAGGAAGGACATATCAACAATATAATTAATAGCTATGTTCATCAAGTGTTAAGGAGACAGATATTCAaattaaagcatatttatttacTCTGCATCTAATTACGTTGTATACGAGTGGTTCTTAACCTCATGGAAATTCTCCCCAATAATGccaaatagatacagaaaattatGTACAAGTTCACAACCCTCTTAAAACCTATTCAGGgactacattttcaaaataagtaacAATTTCCAAAAGTTTGTTCGTTTTTTTCATGTATAGGCTAGAAACTCCCTCATCTCATAATcttcaacttattttttattttcatttgagaCAGAAATGTTGAGTGAGTTTATTATATGCAAGATGTATACCCACCCCACTTCCAGCTATTTATCGAAGGCAGTCCCTTCACTAAGTCTTTGAGAAAAGCATTAATGACGATCACCTGAATCCTGAAAAGCTCTGTTGTTGCTTTACTGGTGAGGTTTGTGCTCATCTTCATGGCTAGCCTGGAGTTTTGTTAGTTGAGAACAGAAAAACTGGCGTGTTCTAGGAGGAACTGAGATGCGGACCTTTGAGTGCTGCCAGAAAGCTTGCCTGACCACAGGTCACAAGCTGACAGAGGAACATGAGTCTGAGGAAGGTTGGACTATCACCATGACCTCCCCATTCTCCACCTTTCACAGAGCACCAAGAAGCCTCAGGCCACGgcatcctccttctcctccccttccatAAACAAGGGTATCATTTCAGCTCTTGGAACGTCAATCTCCTCTTCGTGGCAGGGCCTTTACTCATCCTGTCCGCTttgtttccctctccttcctgtaAATCCTTGTAGAGATTACTTCCCATTCTTCAAGTCTCCGCTTAAATAACCCTTCCTTGAAGGGGCCTTCCCTGACAGTGAAGTTCCTACCATCCTCTACGGCTTCAGCTAGTTCCTTTCTATCTGGCATTTGTCACTACTTGAAATTAACGCATGTGTCATTTATCTGTTTGTTAGTTTCCCTCCCTAGACTGGAACTCTGTGAGCGCAACGATCTTGTTTGGCATTTTGGTCGCTTATTCCTCAACATTTAGCAAAGGACCTGGAACGCAGGcatttgtttcttatttgaaaaatgaacGAGTGAACCCAGCAAAGCCCCTACTGTTAACGTTTCCCGGCGCTCTGGCCCCTCACATATCACCCAGAGCCGCGCCCCTCCTCGCACAGcccgcctcagtttccccctgcTCCCAGTGAAGAGGACCTCAGTCTCCTTCCTGGCCGCTTTCCGACCGCTGTGGCCGCACCCACGCCTGGCTCCCCTCTGGCAGCATCGTCAGCCATCACTCTGGAACTGGGAAAGTGCTACAGCGCTGGCGGGAGGTGCCCGGGTCCCCTCCAGctctggggcaggggcctggACTCCCCCGGCATCACAGACAGCCCGGCCATCTTCAGGACCGGATTTGGCAGCACGAGGCCGGAAGTGGCCCTGGCCTTCCCTCCCTCCGCATCTTCTCTAGGAGGACAGGAGGCTCAGCATCTTGGTGGTAGGCTGGGGAAGCCCGTGGCACCGAGAGCCGCTTGTGAGGGTTAAGAGGTGGGCGGCCAAGCCTGGAGCCCACCCGCCTGGTCTTTGGTTTCTTCAGCAAAGAACACCCAgcgaagaggaaaagggaaagctCCAAAGCCGGGAGCCCGGAACGGTGCGGCCTTCAACTGATTGTTTAAACCAATTAACTTGATAGTTAAAAACCTGTCAAGAGTATGAATGACCTCGGATATACTAGGTTATTAAGTGTAAAATGTCcgatttctttaagtactaacTTTGACagttatttctgacatttcactttgacacttcgtgttttatttttattgtgaaggtacatcctcagtctttcaaacgcatgaTCTGGTTTGTGATTATGtttcaaaacatgtttttttagagcaatttttctgaaaccatggataagtaaaaaattcgtgttatttttgagtTTGAGTCCTATTGCGGAACCAATGTAGCGCAGACAGGTCAAagtatcaacgaagtgtttgtgaaggatatggctaatgaacaGACAGTAtgtccatggtttgagaagttcaaTTCTcctgattttaatcttgaaaatgacccacgagggtgacctgagaccaaggtggataatgaatGACCTGAAacctgtagtggaagcaaatctatctcaccctacacgtgaattagcagcaaggt
Proteins encoded:
- the LOC123629082 gene encoding LOW QUALITY PROTEIN: claudin-34-like (The sequence of the model RefSeq protein was modified relative to this genomic sequence to represent the inferred CDS: substituted 1 base at 1 genomic stop codon) — encoded protein: MPLLSNSANRQVAGFVIATTGXILSSTSMGLVEWRVWHMDDPSFFPTGLACVRMWRVCIYHHHTNISTAKFCHQYTYYDDFLPLDSRIAQHLMLLASILGLMGRGFSIYALWNVYVGILQRHDACHAFVVSGTLNMIAGVCIIIAVLQNYYSITNLQGIAFLPSFQLPFKSDTQETGSTAFVASLGAFLMLLRRLFFSLTNFPQTSK